The genomic stretch TTTTTTACTTATATATATATAAAAAAAACTATTAACCAATATATTAATGAGGAACTTAAAATAATTTCTGGTTTAAGAAATAAAGAAAATTTAGATAAGCTTCCTGATAATATAAAAACAGAATATACAGAAACATTAAATAAAATTATTAAACAAGAAAATGAATTAAATAACTCAATAGATGAACTTAAAGAATATAGAAAAGAACTAGATGTTACATATAGTACTTTGGTTTCAAAATCTTCTCAACTTGAATATACTAATAGTTTATTGGAAAAAAGAGTAAGAAGTTTATCCAATTTGAATCATATTTCAAGGGTTGCACTATCAATGTTTAATATTGATAAAATTGTTGATACCTTAGCTGATGCATATTTTGTTTTAACAGCTACAACAAGAATTTCAATTTACCTTTGGGAGGGGGAAAAACTTGTTAATAAAAAGATAAAAGGAAGTATAGACTATACTGAAACTTTATCTTATCCAATAAATCTTTTGGGAAAATTTATTAATGAGGACTATACCAAAATTTATTCTGATTTATCAAAAAAAATAACTATTTTAAATGATGAAAAAGTAATTATAACCCCATTAAAAGTTAAAGAAAGACAACTAGGAGTAATATTTTTAGTACAAAATAAAGATCAAATTTTAGAAATAAATAGTGAAATGATTTCAGCACTTGGTATTCAAGCTTCAATTGCTATTGATAATGCTATAAATTATGCTGAACTTTTAGAAAAAGAAAGAATTTCTCAAGAATTGGAATTAGCCTCATCTATTCAAAAACAAATATTACCAAAAGGTTTTGAAAGAATAAGAGGTATGGACATTGCTACACACTTTTCTCCTGCTAAGGAAGTTGGAGGAGACTACTATGATTTATCTTTAAAGAATAATAATCTATCTGTTACAATAGCAGATGTAAGTGGTAAAGGAGTTCCTGCTGCCTTTCTTATGGCATTGTCAAGATCAATGTTAAAAACTATTAATTATGTTTCTAATTATACACCTGCTGAAGAATTAGATTTATTTAATAAGATAGTATATCCAGATATAACAGAAGATATGTTTATAACTGTTATGAATGCTGAGTATGACTTAGATACTTCTTTATTTACTTATTCAAGTGCAGGTCATAATCCATTAGTAATCTATAAAAAAGAAAGTGATACTGTAGAGCTTTATGGAACAAAAGGTGTTGCTATTGGTTTTATTCAAGATTATAATTATAAAGAAAAGTCTTTTGAAGTAAAGAATGGAGATATAATTGTATTTTATACTGATGGAATTATAGAATGTGAAAATAAAAATAAAAAGTTATTTGGAATACAAAAACTTTTAGATATTGTATATGAAAATAAAAATCTTTCTGCAAAAGAATTGAAAGAAAAAATACTAGAAAATATTAAAAATTTTAGAAAAGAGCATGAACAAACTGATGATATAACTTTTGTTATATTAAAGTCTGTTAAATAGATAAGGAGTTGAGATATGAGTACAAACAGACCTTCCATAGGAGGACAGGCAGTAATTGAAGGGGTGATGATGAGAGGTACTGAATGCCTTGCAACGGCAGTAAGAAGACCTTCTGGTGAAATTGTATATAAGAAAACAAAAATAATTGGTAAAAATAGTAGTTTTGCTAAGAAACCTTTTATAAGAGGAGTTTTAATGTTATTTGAATCTCTTGTAATTGGAGTAAAAGAACTTACATTTTCTGCTAATCAAGCAGGAGAAGATGATGAAAAATTAAGTGATAAAGAAGCAGTTCTTACTACAATATTTTCACTTGCTTTGGGAATAGGAATATTTATAGTTTTACCTTCAATAGTTGGTGGATTTTTCTTCCCAACAAATAAAATATATGCTAATTTAACTGAGGCAATATTAAGACTTATAATTTTTATAGGATATATTTGGGGAATTTCTTTTTCAAAAGATGTAGGTAGAGTTTTTGAATATCATGGTGCTGAGCATAAATCTATATATACTTATGAAAATGGACTTGAATTAACACCAGAAAATGCTAAAAAGTTTACAACATTACATCCAAGATGTGGAACAAGTTTCTTATTTATAGTGATGTTTATTGCGATTATAGTATTTTCTATAATAGATTTTATGTTACCAATTCCTACAAATTTATTTGCAAAGTTTTTATTAAAGGTTGCAGTTAGAGTTTTACTTATGCCTATAATAGCAAGTTTATCTTATGAGTTACAAAAATATAGTAGTTGTCATTTGAATAATCCATTAATAAAATTAATCTCTCTTCCAGGTCTTGCTTTACAAAAAATTACAACAAGAGAACCTGACTTAGATGAGTTAGAAGTTGCAATAGTTGCAATAAAAGCTTCACTTGGAGAAGAAGTTAATAATGCAACAGAAGTTTTTGAATAATAAAATACAATAATATATAGAATGGGAGTTTTACAAATGAAATTAAAAAATGAAATTGAATATGTTTTTAGAATTTTAAATTATCTATCTCTACAAGATAAAGATAGAATTGTTACATCAGCAGAAATTGCAGAAAATGAAAATATTCCACATCTTTTTAGTATCAGAGTATTGAAAAAGATGGAGAAAAAAGGACTTTTAAAAATATTTAAAGGTGCTAATGGTGGGTATAAATTAAATAAGGAACCAAAAGATATTACTTTAAGAGATGCTGTTGAAACTATTGAAGATGAAATTATAATTAAAGATAGATCTTGTGTAGTTGGACAAACTAGTTGTTCTATTATTTTTGGAGCATTAGAAAAAGTTGAAAATAATTTTTTACAAAATTTGGAAAAAGTTAATTTTCAAGAGTTAACTTGTCCTACTCATGTATCATTAAAAATTGAAGATGAAATTAAATAGGGAGATAAACTCCCTATTTTTATGTTGCTGAAACAATTCTATAATATTCATTACCTTTTAACATTAGTTTATTACATGATAACTTATAAGTTATATCTTGTTCATATTTATTTTCAGATAGAGCAGGAAATTCATTGTTATTTTCATCTGTAATATAATAAGTGTAATATTTTTTCTTTTTTATATCTATCTTATTATATGATGTTTCAAGTTTTCCAATAACAATAAATTCATCTATTCCCTTATTTGCTTTAAATTTCTTAAATGCTTTTATAAATTTAGGTAGCAAGTCTTCTTTGACTAATTCTCTTGTTTCCACTAAATCATTGTAACTATATTCATTATAATCATGTGCTAAGTCATTTCTTTCATCAAATACTTTATCTTTAAAACACTTATATACAGAATTTTTAAACTCACTATAATCTTTTAATTTATTTAATACTACATGAAGTTTTTCATTTTTATTATAAGGCTCCATTAAAACCTTTTCTTGAATTGTTACATAATAAGCTCTTATTTCACATTCAAGTGCTTTTAAATATTCAAAACCTTCTGTATTTAAAAATTTCTCATTTTTATCTACTCTTAAAAATAATTTTTCTGCTTTTATTAAGCCTATCTTTGTAGATTTTTGTGCTAAAGGAAATTTATTTTCTATTTCTTTTTCAATTTCAATATTCTCTACATTTATCTCTTTTTCACTAGGTTTAAAAGTTTCTATTTCTTTTTTTACAGCTTTTTCACTAACTTTTTCTTCTTCAACGACTTCTTTTATTTCTATAAACTTTGTAAGATTTTTTTCTATATTTTCATTTTTATTTATTTCACAGTTAAAAACATTATAAAAATCATTAGTATCTGCATCTATATTAATAAAATCATTTTTAAAGTCAAATACATCAAGTAATTTTTTTAAATATTCTGATTGTTCTTCTTTTAAAGAAGATACTATTAAAACCTCAGTTGCTCTTGTCATTCCAATATATAGTAGTTTTCTTAATTCTTCTAATATCTCTTGATTTGTCTTATCTGGATACAATTCAGTTAATTCATTAGCATTAAGTTCATCTATATTTGGAATAAAAATTACTTTATTTTCAGTTCCTTTTGATGAATGATAGGTTGTAATATTAATACCTTCCCCAGCTCCATTTTTATTTACATATTTTATTTTTTCTTTATCTAAACATCTTTTAATATCCTTCATACTTTGATCATTTAAAGCAATGATAGAGACATCATCATACTTATAATTAAATTCCTTAACTAAAATCTTAATATTTTTACATAAATTTTCAATTCTATCTTCTGAGTCTGAATATTTTATATAAAATGGTTTAATTCCTCTATCCTCACTAAAAGTTAAAGTTAAATTTTGATTTTTAGTATTTGTTTCTTCACCAACTTCCATTTCAGGATTCAATTTTTTTGCTACATCAAAAATTTCTTTTGCATTTCTATATGCTCTATTTAAAGTAAAACTTCTACCTTTATCTATATTTATTCCTACTTGTTTTAAAGTCCTACTTCCAAATATCCAAGCCTGTGCAGAATAAATACTTTGATTTTTATCCATAAATAAAGATATTGTGTTTCCAGAAGTTTTTGAAGTTTCACAAATTAAATTAATAAATCTAAAATGTATTTTTGATAAATCTTGAGCTTCATCTACTATAATATGATCGTATTTTTTTACTTTATCTCTGTATCCTTCTCTTTCAAAACAGTACAAGAATAATAATGCAATATCATAGAAATCTGTATATCTTAAATCACCTTTTTTAGTATTTGACTGTCTATATAATTTTAATATTTTATAAATTTCTTTTTTGGCTTCTTTTCTTAACTGTGGTTTATTTCCCCTACCATATCTAGTAATTCCCAAATATTCTTCTTCAGTTATGTAACAACAGTTTCTTAACCAATCTAATTCACTCAAAATAAATTCAGCATCTTTTAAAGAAAATTCTTTAAATTCATCTTTTCTTGATAACAAAATATCTTCAATTCTTTTAATTCTCTCTTGATTGTATGATTTTACAAAATTTTTATCATTTCTAGCTTTCTTTAAATATTCAAAAAACTCTTGATTATGCTGATTGATATATTCCTTAACAAAAAAACTATCTATACTTTCAAATTCAATTTTATTTCTAACTTCTTGATAATCTTTCTCTGATTCAAATAGTTTTTCTATAGTCTTCTTTAGACTTTTATTATAGAAAAGAAATAAAATTTTATCATCTTTTTCAGCATACTTATATTCTTTAGCTAAGAAAATAGCTCTTTTGACTGCAACTAAAGTTTTTCCACTACCAGGTCCCCCATTAACCCTAATAACTCCATTTTCTGGATATCTAGCAACAGATATCTGCTCATTGGATAAAATTACTTCACTCATTTAAACCCCTCTCCCCTATATTATTTTCTTTTAAATACCCATCTTTGTTGAACAAAATAACTTAATAAGAATAAAATACTATCTACAACTATTTTTATACTTGTTTCCCCATATTTAGTATATTTCCAAATTATTGTAACTAGAGTAGCAGATAATAACATTTGCACTATACATAAACTATAATATTTTAAAAGAGATTTTTTTGTATTTTTCTCATATTTAAAAACAAACTTTTTATTTAAATAGAAATTAAAACTTGAAGATATTATTCTTGCTATTATTGTTGAAATAGTTATAACTCTTGCTCCCTCTATATTTCCGAAGGCTATTAATATAGCTAGAATCCATTTAAAAGATAAAATATCCAAAATAAATGATGAAGTTGCTGAAGCAATATACTTTAAAAATGGTGACAAAGTAACTCTGTATATTTTTATAGAGTCAACTATTGGATTAAAATGTGTTTCTGAATTATCATTAAAATATATAGTTTCAATGACAACTTCTTTTATTGGAATTTCTTTTTGAAAACAATAAATTAACATCTTTGTTTCATACTCAAATCTTTCTCCTGCTATATCAAGAAAATCTTTTATTATTGCAGTTGGAAAACCTCTTAAACCTGTTTGAGTATCTGAAATATTCTTACCATAAAATAATTTAAAAGCACCATTTGTAATTTTATTCCCAAACTTACTTTTTGGTGGAACTTGTTCTAAATCAAAATCTCTACATCCTAAAATTAATTTATCAGGATTCTCTTCTACTTCCTTTGCAAGTTTTATTACATCTTCAACTCTATGTTGTCCATCAGAATCTGCTGTAACAACTCCACTATATTCAGATAAATTAGGTAAAGTTAGAAAATAGTTAAAAGCATTCTTTAATGCTCTTCCCTTACCTAAGTTTTTTGCATGTCTAAATACTTTTATATTTGCATTTGGAAATTTCTCTATTGTTTCAAATATTTCTTTAAATTCTTCTTTACTTCCATCATCAACCAAAAGAATATCATTTAATCCATTTTCTAATAGAGATTTTACATAATCTATTAACTGTTTTGGTGGATTTAAAGCTGGTATTAATACTAAAATTTTTTTCATATTTTCTCCCTCATAGCGATAAAATTATTTGTTTGTATTATAACATAGAAAAATTAAGATTAAGTAAAAATATAAATGCTTTAATTAGATAAAAATTTAATCGATTTTTGATTATTATGAATAAATTTTTTAATCCAAATCTATTAGAATTTAAAAAAATGAAAAAAGCTATCCAAAAAGCCAAAGTTGAAGGAAGAATAGAAGATGTAGAAAATTTAAAAAAAGAATTAAAAGATTTAACATATGAGAGCTTTTGGGAAAAGTTTATAAAAGGTAGTATTATGTATTGAGAATAAAAATTGACTTTATTTTTAAAAAGTATTACAATGTAAACAACTAGATAATAAAGAGGTGATTATATGTCAGTTGTTTCAATTAGATTTAATGAAGAAGAAGAAGAAATACTAAAAAATTATGTTAAAAGTAAAGAGATAAATTTATCTCAATATATTAAAAATATTATATTTGAAAAGATTGAAGAAGAATATGATTTAAAAAGTGTTCAAGAGTATTTAAAAGCGAAATCTGAAGGAACATTAAATTTAATCCCATTTGAGGAGGCAACAAAAGAATGGGATATAGAATAATGATTCCAGATAATGTCAATAAAAAGATTTTGAAATTTGATAAAAATACAAGAAAATTATTGTATGACTATATAAATAAGAATTTAAAGGATACTGATGATCCAAGACTTCATGGAAAAGCTTTAACTGGAAATTTAAAAGGCTTATGGAGATATAGAATAATGGATTATCGCTTAATTGTTGATATTCAAGATGAAAAATTAATAATTGTTACAGTAGACTTTAATCATAGAAGAAAAATTTATTTGTAGAAATTCATAGAGAAGGTTTAGAGTAAAAAAATTTAAAAAACAACTCAAATATTATGTTTCTCTATTTTTTGTGAGTATAATCACATTTTTTTTAAAAATTATGTGACTACACTCACATTTTTTTAATTTTATGCTATAATAGAGTCAAGATTAAAGGTAGGTGAGTTTATGGAAAGGTTTATCTTAAATGATTTAATTAAATGGAAGAATTCAAAATATAGAAAACCTCTGATTTTAAAAGGTGTTAGGCAAGTTGGAAAGACTTGGATTTTAAAAGAATTTGGAAATAAATACTATGAGAATATTGCCTATTTTAACTTTGATGAAAACCCTGAATATAGACAATTTTTTCAAACAACAAAAGATATAAATAGGATACTACAAAATCTAATATTAATTAGTGGCTATAAAATTGTAACTGAAAAAACATTAATTATATTTGATGAAGTTCAAGATGCTCCAGAAGTGATAAACTCATTAAAATATTTTTATGAAAATGCTCCTGAATATCATATTGCTTGTGCAGGTTCACTATTAGGAATTGCATTAGCTAAACCAAGTTCATTTCCAGTGGGTAAAGTTGATTTTTTAAATATTTATCCTATGAGCTTTTCAGAGTTTTTGCTAGCTAATGGAGATGAAAATTTAAAATTATTTTTAGATAATTTAAATGAGATAGAGAATATTCCAGATGCTTTTTTTAATCCTCTATATGAAAAATTAAAAATGTATTATGTTACTGGGGGAATGCCAGAAGCTGTATATATGTGGACTCAGGAAAGAGATATCGAACTTGTTAGAAAAACTTTAAATAATATTTTAGAAGCTTATGAAAGAGATTTTACAAAGCACCCAAATATTTATGAATTTCCAAAAATATCTATGATATGGAAATCTATCCCTTCTCAATTAAGTAAAGAAAATAAAAAATTTATCTATAAAGTTGTTAAAGAAGGGGCAAGAGCAAGAGAATATGAGGATGCTTTACAATGGCTAGTAAATGCAAATTTAGTTACAAAAGTTTTTAAATGCTCTGCACCAAGAATGCCTTTATCTTCTTATGATGATATATCTGCCTTTAAAATATATTTAGTTGATGTAGGTTTACTTACAAGATTATCACAACTATCCCCAAATACTTTTGGAGAGGGAAATAAGTTATTTACTGAATTTAAAGGAGCTTTAACTGAAAATTATATATTACAAGGTTTAGTTCCCCAATTTGAAGTTCCTCCTCGTTATTGGGCAGAAAATAATTATGAAGTAGATTTTATAATTCAAAATGAAAATAATATTATTCCTATTGAGGTAAAAGCAGAAACTAATATAAAAAGTAAAAGTTTACAAAAATTCAAAGAAAAGTTTAAAGATGATATTAAATTAAGGGCTAGATTTTCATTTGAAAATTTAAAATTAGATGATGATTTATTAAATATTCCACTTTTTATGGTTGATTATGCTGAAAAAATTATAAATATTGCATTGAATAAAATAAAGGAGAAAAATAATGGATAATGATGTAAAACTAGGAAGATTTATCAGCCTTATTCTAAGACATAAACCAGAAACTATAAATATAAAATTAGATGAAAATGGTTGGGCTGATACAAAAGAATTAATAGAAAAAATCAGTAAATCTGGAAGAGAAATTGATTTTGAAACATTAGAAAGAATTGTAAATGAGAACAATAAGAAAAGATATAGTTTTAATGAGGATAAAACTAAGATAAGAGCAGTTCAAGGACATTCTATTGAAGTTAATTTAGAACTTAAAGAAGTTGTTCCACCAGCTATTCTATATCATGGAACAGCTTTTAAAAATTTAGAAAGTATTAAAAAAGATGGAATTAGAAAGATGAGTAGACAACATGTTCATCTATCGGCTGATATAGAAACTGCTAAAAATGTTGCAACAAGACATAGTGGAAAATATATAATTCTTGAAATTAATACAGAAGCGATGTTAAAAGAAAACTATAAATTCTATTTATCAGAAAATAAAGTTTGGCTTACAGATTTCGTTCCAAGTAAATTTATTAAATTTTAATTTAATAAAAGGTTTAAGGTTTTAAAAACTTTAATCCTTTTTTTATTATAAATATGATATAATTAGTATGTATTATAAAAATTATATGAAAGGAATAGTGAAGTTAAACTAATGATAGATAAAATTACTATAAAGGGAGCAAGGCAACATAATTTAAAAAATATAGATATTGAACTCCCTAAAAATGAATTTATTGTTATAACAGGTGTGAGTGGAAGTGGAAAATCATCTCTTGCCTTTGATACAATTTATTCAGAAGGGCAAAGAAGATATGTAGAAAGTCTTTCAGCTTATGCAAGACAATTTATAGGGCAAATGAACAAACCAGAAGTTGATAGTATAGAAGGTTTATCTCCTGCAATCTCAATAGAACAAAAAACTACAAATAGAAACCCTCGTTCAACAGTTGGAACAATTACAGAAGTTTATGATTATTTAAGACTTTTATTTGCACATATAGGAACTGCACACTGTCCAATTTGTCACACAGCCGTTGAAAAACAAAGTGTAGATGAAATTGTTGAAAGTGTAATGACAAAATTTGATGATGGAAGTAAAATCATTCTGTTAGCACCTGTTGTTAAAGATAAAAAAGGTACTCATAAAAATATATTTTTAAATTTATTTAAAAAGGGCTTTGTAAGAGCAAGAGTAAATGGAGAAGTACTTTACTTAGAAGATGAAATAGAACTTGATAAAAATAAAAAACATAATATAGAAGTTGTTGTAGATAGATTAGTTTTAAAAAAAGATGATAAAGATTTTGAGAGTAGATTAACTCAGTCAATAGAAACTGCAATAGATTTATCAAATGGAAAATTAATTATAAATGATGGAAAAAATGATTATCTATATAGCGAAAATTATTCTTGTCCTAATCATGAAGATGTAAGTATTCCTGAATTAAACCCAAGACTATTTTCATTTAATGCACCTTATGGAGCTTGTCCTGAATGTAAAGGTTTAGGTAAAAAATTAGAAGTTGATGA from Fusobacterium hwasookii encodes the following:
- a CDS encoding type II toxin-antitoxin system RelE family toxin, which produces MGYRIMIPDNVNKKILKFDKNTRKLLYDYINKNLKDTDDPRLHGKALTGNLKGLWRYRIMDYRLIVDIQDEKLIIVTVDFNHRRKIYL
- a CDS encoding RNA 2'-phosphotransferase, with product MDNDVKLGRFISLILRHKPETINIKLDENGWADTKELIEKISKSGREIDFETLERIVNENNKKRYSFNEDKTKIRAVQGHSIEVNLELKEVVPPAILYHGTAFKNLESIKKDGIRKMSRQHVHLSADIETAKNVATRHSGKYIILEINTEAMLKENYKFYLSENKVWLTDFVPSKFIKF
- a CDS encoding UvrD-helicase domain-containing protein; this encodes MSEVILSNEQISVARYPENGVIRVNGGPGSGKTLVAVKRAIFLAKEYKYAEKDDKILFLFYNKSLKKTIEKLFESEKDYQEVRNKIEFESIDSFFVKEYINQHNQEFFEYLKKARNDKNFVKSYNQERIKRIEDILLSRKDEFKEFSLKDAEFILSELDWLRNCCYITEEEYLGITRYGRGNKPQLRKEAKKEIYKILKLYRQSNTKKGDLRYTDFYDIALLFLYCFEREGYRDKVKKYDHIIVDEAQDLSKIHFRFINLICETSKTSGNTISLFMDKNQSIYSAQAWIFGSRTLKQVGINIDKGRSFTLNRAYRNAKEIFDVAKKLNPEMEVGEETNTKNQNLTLTFSEDRGIKPFYIKYSDSEDRIENLCKNIKILVKEFNYKYDDVSIIALNDQSMKDIKRCLDKEKIKYVNKNGAGEGINITTYHSSKGTENKVIFIPNIDELNANELTELYPDKTNQEILEELRKLLYIGMTRATEVLIVSSLKEEQSEYLKKLLDVFDFKNDFINIDADTNDFYNVFNCEINKNENIEKNLTKFIEIKEVVEEEKVSEKAVKKEIETFKPSEKEINVENIEIEKEIENKFPLAQKSTKIGLIKAEKLFLRVDKNEKFLNTEGFEYLKALECEIRAYYVTIQEKVLMEPYNKNEKLHVVLNKLKDYSEFKNSVYKCFKDKVFDERNDLAHDYNEYSYNDLVETRELVKEDLLPKFIKAFKKFKANKGIDEFIVIGKLETSYNKIDIKKKKYYTYYITDENNNEFPALSENKYEQDITYKLSCNKLMLKGNEYYRIVSAT
- a CDS encoding DUF1385 domain-containing protein, which codes for MSTNRPSIGGQAVIEGVMMRGTECLATAVRRPSGEIVYKKTKIIGKNSSFAKKPFIRGVLMLFESLVIGVKELTFSANQAGEDDEKLSDKEAVLTTIFSLALGIGIFIVLPSIVGGFFFPTNKIYANLTEAILRLIIFIGYIWGISFSKDVGRVFEYHGAEHKSIYTYENGLELTPENAKKFTTLHPRCGTSFLFIVMFIAIIVFSIIDFMLPIPTNLFAKFLLKVAVRVLLMPIIASLSYELQKYSSCHLNNPLIKLISLPGLALQKITTREPDLDELEVAIVAIKASLGEEVNNATEVFE
- a CDS encoding ATP-binding protein; protein product: MERFILNDLIKWKNSKYRKPLILKGVRQVGKTWILKEFGNKYYENIAYFNFDENPEYRQFFQTTKDINRILQNLILISGYKIVTEKTLIIFDEVQDAPEVINSLKYFYENAPEYHIACAGSLLGIALAKPSSFPVGKVDFLNIYPMSFSEFLLANGDENLKLFLDNLNEIENIPDAFFNPLYEKLKMYYVTGGMPEAVYMWTQERDIELVRKTLNNILEAYERDFTKHPNIYEFPKISMIWKSIPSQLSKENKKFIYKVVKEGARAREYEDALQWLVNANLVTKVFKCSAPRMPLSSYDDISAFKIYLVDVGLLTRLSQLSPNTFGEGNKLFTEFKGALTENYILQGLVPQFEVPPRYWAENNYEVDFIIQNENNIIPIEVKAETNIKSKSLQKFKEKFKDDIKLRARFSFENLKLDDDLLNIPLFMVDYAEKIINIALNKIKEKNNG
- a CDS encoding Rrf2 family transcriptional regulator; this encodes MKLKNEIEYVFRILNYLSLQDKDRIVTSAEIAENENIPHLFSIRVLKKMEKKGLLKIFKGANGGYKLNKEPKDITLRDAVETIEDEIIIKDRSCVVGQTSCSIIFGALEKVENNFLQNLEKVNFQELTCPTHVSLKIEDEIK
- a CDS encoding PP2C family protein-serine/threonine phosphatase, translating into MIIAFYTIIAFLIFIFFTYIYIKKTINQYINEELKIISGLRNKENLDKLPDNIKTEYTETLNKIIKQENELNNSIDELKEYRKELDVTYSTLVSKSSQLEYTNSLLEKRVRSLSNLNHISRVALSMFNIDKIVDTLADAYFVLTATTRISIYLWEGEKLVNKKIKGSIDYTETLSYPINLLGKFINEDYTKIYSDLSKKITILNDEKVIITPLKVKERQLGVIFLVQNKDQILEINSEMISALGIQASIAIDNAINYAELLEKERISQELELASSIQKQILPKGFERIRGMDIATHFSPAKEVGGDYYDLSLKNNNLSVTIADVSGKGVPAAFLMALSRSMLKTINYVSNYTPAEELDLFNKIVYPDITEDMFITVMNAEYDLDTSLFTYSSAGHNPLVIYKKESDTVELYGTKGVAIGFIQDYNYKEKSFEVKNGDIIVFYTDGIIECENKNKKLFGIQKLLDIVYENKNLSAKELKEKILENIKNFRKEHEQTDDITFVILKSVK
- the relB gene encoding type II toxin-antitoxin system RelB family antitoxin — protein: MSVVSIRFNEEEEEILKNYVKSKEINLSQYIKNIIFEKIEEEYDLKSVQEYLKAKSEGTLNLIPFEEATKEWDIE
- a CDS encoding bifunctional glycosyltransferase family 2/GtrA family protein codes for the protein MKKILVLIPALNPPKQLIDYVKSLLENGLNDILLVDDGSKEEFKEIFETIEKFPNANIKVFRHAKNLGKGRALKNAFNYFLTLPNLSEYSGVVTADSDGQHRVEDVIKLAKEVEENPDKLILGCRDFDLEQVPPKSKFGNKITNGAFKLFYGKNISDTQTGLRGFPTAIIKDFLDIAGERFEYETKMLIYCFQKEIPIKEVVIETIYFNDNSETHFNPIVDSIKIYRVTLSPFLKYIASATSSFILDILSFKWILAILIAFGNIEGARVITISTIIARIISSSFNFYLNKKFVFKYEKNTKKSLLKYYSLCIVQMLLSATLVTIIWKYTKYGETSIKIVVDSILFLLSYFVQQRWVFKRK